The Pseudanabaena sp. BC1403 nucleotide sequence TTCCTTCCACGTAACATCAGTTTATAAAAAATTGTTAGATTGGAGATCTCGTGTCTTGTTGATCTCTTAGGGTATGAAAGTCTTTTTCAGGATTCCATTGAATTGCACCGTCTCGACCTGTATAAAACACTCTGATTTTGGCTTCATAAAGTTGATTGACCATAGCTTCCACGACACTAGTTGCAGACGCGATCGCAATTTTAGGATTGATCGCTTGCAAAATAGCTGGCTCTATTTGTCCTCCCGTCCACCAGAGAATATTCGCTGATAGTTTTGGAAGTAAATCTTTTTTGGCAGCGATCGCTTGTTGAGATTTTGGATCAGCATTGGGAAGTAATAACCAAGTTAGTTCACCAGTTTTTATTTTTAAAACATCAGGGGATTGATTGAGTAGTTGAATCTCCACTTGATCATTAATCGTCAAGGTTTCACCAGCTTTCAAAGATGCTAATGGAGTTTTAGTATTGGCTAGAGATTGTTGGAGATCTTGATAAGGTTTTGGCGTGACCCCGAGACTGATATCGCGAAACTGAGCGATATCTAATGAGCTAGACATCAGCACATTCCATCCGTCGCTGACATCGGGCTGCGTATCGGTGGATATCGCCCAATCAATGCGATTGACACCGAGCTTTTGTAAAAATGGCTGTAATGTAAAACTGGCAAATTGCTGATCGCCGCTATTGATTAGCACCGTTTGATTTTGATTTTTGATCAGCATGATCGGTACGTCGTTAAAGGCTGGCAATGTCACTTGAAAGACATTAGCTTGGGCGATCGCATTGGAGACAAATAGCACTACGCAAGCTAAAACAAAAGCAATCGTCCAACGCTGCATTTTGCCAAACCAAGGCAATAACCAAATCGCCATAAATAATCCATAGGCAACTAACATTTGCCAGAGATTAATTGCCCCGACACTAGTACTAGCATTGGGCAGAGTATTTAACCATTGCGCGAGGTCAATCGTCCAATGGAGCAAGGGATAGAGTATCCAAGCGATCGCTGCACCAATTGGTACAAAAATAATTCCTAAAAACCCGCTAATAATGCCGCCATAGGTGGATATCGAAACTAATGGCGTAGTAAAAACATTGGCAATCAAGCTATAGGGAGAAAGTTTGCCAAATACCAATAGTTGTAAAGGCAATGTCCAGATGTAGGCAGCGATCGGTACAGCAAGTAATTCGGCGATCGCAGGTGGCAGCCATTCTAAACGGTCGGAAATTGATCGCGATGTGGTGAGTAGTCCAAATGTTGCAAGAAAACTGAACTGAAATCCTAAATCCCAAATCCAAAGTGGTTGATATAGCAATAACAAGACTGCGGTAACGATTAGACCAATAATGGGGCGGCTTCGGCGTTGCACCACTAAACCGATCAAACTACCAAAGCCCATGACCACGGCTCGTAAAATCGACGGACTAGCACCTGTCAGCAGCAAATATCCCCCTAAACAAAGGCTCCCAATCACAAATTGCAGCTTCAGCGATTTATTCCGACTCAAGGCGATCGCTGCACCTAATACCAATGTCACTTGAAAGCCTGAAGCCGCCAGCACCGCTGCCAATCCCGCCTGAATAAAAGCATCCTTCAGATCGCTCGGCAAATCTACCGCCCGACTACCCAAAACTAACGAGCTAAGCAATGCACCCTCTGGCACACCAGCACCCATCACATGGGCACGGACAATCCGACTCACAAACCACCATTCACCAAAACTAGGAGCATCACCTTGTTGCATTAGCGATCGCCCACTCATTCCCGCAAATACGCCCTGACGAGCTAAATAGGATTTAAAATCAAAGGCTCCAAAATTATCGGCTCGATTTGGCAAATACAATCTTCCTGAAAGTTCAACCGCTTGTCCTGAGCGTAATCCTGTCACCTCGATTAATGGCACGGTTACATATAATTTGCCCGAAGCCGCTACAAATTTATTAGCCTCATCAGGTTTAGCTTCGGTACTGCTATTACTAGGATTCGCCGTAGGAATTTGAGAAATATCTTTAATATCCAATTTCCCAGAGATGTTGATCTCTTTCACCTGTAGCAAAAACTTTGCCCGCTCGCTGCGAGTCAAGCTAGGCGATTCAATTACTTGCCCCCGCACGATCGCATTGGATAACGGTGCATATTTAGAGATATCTTCAGCTTGTGGCTGAGGCGTGCGCATTTTGACATAAAAGCAAGCAAAAATAGCAATTAACGTTGCTAGCAGATAAACCCAACGTTTAGGACCTAAACGCCAAATGGCAGGAACCACTAACGACAAGCCAAAACCAGTGCCCAAAACCACATAAAAGCCTGTCCAGTCTGGCAAAAAACTGGCATAGGCTCCCGCAATAAAAAATAAGGCTATAACTAAAACAAATTGTGATTTCATTTGCTCAGATTAAATCATCGCCATATGTGTTCCGAATGGCGCGATCGCTAAATTCTGATGGCGGGCGATCATTGCTCCAAGCCCACCACACCGATTGGCACTCACAGTGATAAAACTCTTGCCACTTGCGTTGATGATTTTCAGTATAAACAGGCGATCGGCGGTTAATCCACACTGCTTTAGCTGTGCTTGGTGGCTGTCCACATTTAGGACAACAAAACCCATTAGCATGTGTAGCCTTTTCGACCCATTCTGGGGGTATTGGATTAAAAGCATCCATAAAAATGATTAGGTAATGCGACTTTGCGATCAATATTTCTGGAGATTCTGCCAAACTTATGTTGCTTTAAGTTAACGCAAGATTACCAATAAATGTCTTATGTTGTACAATTTTGGCGCAGATATACTCAGATAGTTGTATTGAACGCTTGAGAAAGTGGCTCGTTCCACGAATTCACTCAATACACTTTAAACCGATTTACAACTAATATTTTAGCCATTTGAAACCTTGCCTCAATAAAAGTTTTCCCCAATCTCTAAAATATAGCTAGCTTTCGCCAAGCATATCAGGACGTAAGCCTCAAAAGAGAGTTGATGGACTCAGCAACTAAACTCTCCTTTGGAATTTTACTTTTTCCCTACCATGACTAGTGATAGCTATAATTTCACATCACGTATTGATAACGTTCTTATAACTTTTTGGTAGTGACAACAGCAATTACTTCGCAGTATCGTTCATGGAATATTAGCTGAGTTAATTCTTTTTACTGATGTTATAGCAATGTAAGCTTTGCTTAGAATATAAAACCCAAATTAATAAAGGCGGAGCGAAGCTCCGCCTTTATTAATTTGGATTTTGATTTGTCCTAGCTATCTCTTATCCCAATTCACAAAAGTGTGGCAACACTTTCGTGAATTAAAAGCCAAACCCAGTAAGGGTTTTAAAAACACAAAATGGCGTAGCCATTTTGTGTTTTGGTATTACATTGCTATACGTGGAACGCAGATAATGAATCTCTTGCTGTTAGCGTAGCAGGACACTCACGGGGGGATTGTCCCTACCCCAAAATTTAAAGGTCATTGTAGGTGTGCCCCGTGCCAGCCCTAAACCTATGCTATGACAGGAATTCCTTCCACGTAACATCAGTTTTTAGTCTTTATGTATATTTTTGTTTAAGAGATTGATTCTTGAAAAGATTGATGTTGGGGAGTGATAATTTCGATCTTTTTTATGAAAGCAATATTGATTTTCATGTTTTTAATTTGACTGATGGCTGCAACCATAAAATTATTAAAAGATCATTAAAAAAATGGAAGAATATTATGAATTACAAAAAGATTGAGACTAATCCAAACAAGGATCAAAGGAACAATCTTTCTGGGTATTCTATAGATTTCTATACTAGTTCAGAATTTTCTTACTGCCAGCATAAAATCGATAAGAAACCCCAAAAATTCACTATTCAAGTATTGATTAATGAATTAAAAGACTTGAGTGCTAATGCTGAAAAGCTAATGAGTAAACGCAAGACAATATTATAGATTTAGGTTTCAACTGCTAGTAGAAAAAAGGACTCATTAGTTTTAGGGAAGATTTCATAATTCTTGTGTTAAGCCACGTAACATCAGAAGTTTTTATAAATTATTCTTGACCAAAGAAAGTGGATTGGCTCAATTAAACTTGCTCTAATTTTGAACAATCACAAGGGTTTCAGACAAATTTATCTTAATATTTGATTTGACTATCATGCTTAATAACTTTCTTATAACTTTTCAGTATAGACATTAGCTATTTGAATAGAATATAGTTTGCTAGTAGTTAAATACTACGACGAGTTTCTGGATTGTACAGGTTTTGATATCCATCAATGAAAATGGAAATAAAAACAGACTTTTCCAGTTGTCTTCATTTATGTGTTTGGGGTAGGGAATCAAAATAATTACTAAATTGATTCTAAATTAGGTTTCTTGAAATCAAATCGTAAAATCCTTGGGGTTAATCATGAAAATTTCTTCTGTCTTTTGTATTTCCGCGATCGCAACATCTACTTTAATTACTTTTAGTACTGCTGCTTTAGCAATTTCTCAGCCTAAAAACATCACTACGAATTTGGAATTACAGTCTCTTCAAATATCGGAGCTTTCTACACAAAAGAATAATAATGTCAGCGCAAAAGCTGAAAAGGAAGAGGAAGAGGAGCAAACAACTGCTGGACGATGTGATCCTTCTCACCCTCTGTTTCCTTTTTGTGGATGGTGGTAAACGCCACATCCAACCTCATCTTGAATCCATAGTTATCCCAAATATTAGTTTCTGCAATCTACCGCAATTACCTATCAAACGAACCACAAAAAATCTTTTGTGGTTCGTTTGATAGGTAATTGCGGTAATCAAACATTCTGAACTGAAATCAAAATAGCCTATACGACAGCGAAAAATAGATGCTACTGTCTTGGTGATTATTCCTAATGGAAATCAGGGGTAATCCGTAATCTAATTTTGCCGTGAGCCGATCACCCATTTGCCAACGCAGTCCCAAACCTGTTCCTAGTATCCAGTTGTTTGCAGGAGTAGTCGAACTTTCCTGATTCCACACGCTTCCAACATCAATAAAAGGTACAATTTGTAATAGCCCTTGCAATTCTGGAACGCTCACAATCGGAAATCGTGCTTCTAAAGAAACATTCATTCCATTATCGCCAACTAGAACATCTTGTCGATAACCTCGACCATTTTGAGAACCTCCTAGACTAAATTTTTCTGCGGCTGGCAGAGCGCGATCAGCAAACTGGATACTACCACTCACAATCAGCAAGGTGTCCTCGGCTAAAGCTCGAATATATTGCAATTGTCCACGCCAAGCGACAAAACCACTATCTGGAGATCTGAGGTTAATCGTAGAATTTAGAACGCCTCTCAGACCCACACTTATTTGCGATCGCAATGCAATGACATCCTCGCTACTACGCTGCGTATAGTCTTGAAAAAAACGTAAAGCTGAGAGCTTAGTTTTACCGAAATCATCTGAACCTGCGGAGAGAGGAATTGGCAACTTGAGTAAGGTTGTAAAGCTGTCGCTATGAGATGCGGTCAAACCGAGCGCAAATTCTTGGGCAGGAGTTTGGATGAGTGGTTGCCGAAAAGTTAATTCGTAAGTTGTAGAGTTGGAATAAATATCCAGAATTTTGAATTCGGATTCGACCACATTGCTATTGGTATTGCTAAATAGAAAGCTCAAAGTTCCGTTATAGGCATTAACTGGCAATGTGTAGCCGAGATTATACTGATTTCGACCATCGGTATTGCCATAGGTGGCGATAATGCGATCGCCTAAGCCCAGTAAATTGCGATCGCTTATTTCAACCTGTCGCGATAACTGCCCAACACTAGGAGACGCATAATTATCGAGGCTTGCTCTGGCATTAAAGGAATTTGCCTCATCAACCTTAACCGCTAAGATACTTGTTCCTAGTTGTGAGCCAGTTTTGAGTTCTGAAGAAACAAACTTGAATAAAGGATCGAGCTGCAATAATTGCAAAGCATTGAGCAAGCGATCGCGGTTTAAAGGAGCGCCTGTCGCTATCTCTAGGCGAGAGCGGATATAGTTAGGGGCAACGCGATTTGTCCCTGTGATTTGAATTTCTTCGAGCTTACCTTCAACGACTTGAATTGTGATATTGCCATTATTCGTCTCTTGAGGAGGAATAAAAGCGCCTGATGTGATGTATCCGTTACGAATATATAAATCAGCGATTGCTGCCCGTGCTTGCAATAATTCCGCAAAACTGATGGGACGATTAGTAAAAGATTTGACAACAGCAGCTAATTCCTCTGCCGAGAACACAGTACTACCAATTACCCGAAACTCCTGCACAACAAAAGTAGTGGTTGAGTCAGGTATTTTTCGATTTGGTTCGATTTGAGGACTGCTTGGTATTAATAGTTGGTCAACAGGAGGCAGTCGTCGTGGAGATTCTTCTGGTCTGACAGGCACAGATGGAACTAGATTTGACGGTATAGTAGATTGAGCTAGAATAGAATTATCTTCTAACAAACAACCAAATATAGCGATCAGACCGCAAAAAAACATGCGTCTCCACAGTAACTGCATCTAGATATATCTCCTCACATAAAGTTTTGCCAGTGATTACAAAACTAATTTTCCAGCAATACAGCGATTCTGCTTGGGGGATGTTTCTTTAAACCAAACTAGAGCCGCTATACAGCATATAGCAATAATATTAAAAGCTAATGGTTTAATTCGTTGCAGTAAATTAAATTTAAGTTGATATAGAAGTACCAGAATAATAAATAGCTTGTGTTATGTAATAAAGGTTTTATTAATATGAAGATTCTGCGACAAAACTCTCTCAAGAATATAACTATCTTGGGCTTTGCCTTAGCAAATTTTTCTGTAATATGCATCCCTGAACTTTCATTTGCACAAATTACACCTGACACTACGTTATCAACTAATTCTATTGTTGTCGGAGGACCAACTTTCACAATTACGGGAGGGACAACAGCAAATACTAACTTATTTCATAGCTTTAGCCAGTTTTCCTTAATTAATGGTGAGACAGCAGATTTCGCTAATTCCCCCGCTATCCAAAACATTCTAGTTCGGGTAACTGGCGGTAATATCTCTAACATTGATGGAGTAATTAGTGCCAATGGCAATGCTAACTTGTTTTTGATTAATCCTAATGGAATTGTTTTTGGGCAAAATGCGAGGTTGCAAATAGGAGGCTCATTTTTTGCGACTACGGCTAATAGTGTTAGATTTCTAGATGGGAGTGAATTTAGAGCCAATGCAAGTACGCAAACAACCTCACCTCTATTGTTAGTAAGTACTCCAGTTGGATTGCAGTTTAACGGCACAACTAATGGCGCAATAGTTGCACAGGGTAATGGAAACGGCTTAAGGTTCGTCCCTTTTGCAATTTTTAAGCCTAACAATCCATCTTTAAATGTGGGTGGCGGTGTATTAGGCAGTCGGACTTTAG carries:
- a CDS encoding ComEC/Rec2 family competence protein; translated protein: MKSQFVLVIALFFIAGAYASFLPDWTGFYVVLGTGFGLSLVVPAIWRLGPKRWVYLLATLIAIFACFYVKMRTPQPQAEDISKYAPLSNAIVRGQVIESPSLTRSERAKFLLQVKEINISGKLDIKDISQIPTANPSNSSTEAKPDEANKFVAASGKLYVTVPLIEVTGLRSGQAVELSGRLYLPNRADNFGAFDFKSYLARQGVFAGMSGRSLMQQGDAPSFGEWWFVSRIVRAHVMGAGVPEGALLSSLVLGSRAVDLPSDLKDAFIQAGLAAVLAASGFQVTLVLGAAIALSRNKSLKLQFVIGSLCLGGYLLLTGASPSILRAVVMGFGSLIGLVVQRRSRPIIGLIVTAVLLLLYQPLWIWDLGFQFSFLATFGLLTTSRSISDRLEWLPPAIAELLAVPIAAYIWTLPLQLLVFGKLSPYSLIANVFTTPLVSISTYGGIISGFLGIIFVPIGAAIAWILYPLLHWTIDLAQWLNTLPNASTSVGAINLWQMLVAYGLFMAIWLLPWFGKMQRWTIAFVLACVVLFVSNAIAQANVFQVTLPAFNDVPIMLIKNQNQTVLINSGDQQFASFTLQPFLQKLGVNRIDWAISTDTQPDVSDGWNVLMSSSLDIAQFRDISLGVTPKPYQDLQQSLANTKTPLASLKAGETLTINDQVEIQLLNQSPDVLKIKTGELTWLLLPNADPKSQQAIAAKKDLLPKLSANILWWTGGQIEPAILQAINPKIAIASATSVVEAMVNQLYEAKIRVFYTGRDGAIQWNPEKDFHTLRDQQDTRSPI
- a CDS encoding ShlB/FhaC/HecB family hemolysin secretion/activation protein — translated: MQLLWRRMFFCGLIAIFGCLLEDNSILAQSTIPSNLVPSVPVRPEESPRRLPPVDQLLIPSSPQIEPNRKIPDSTTTFVVQEFRVIGSTVFSAEELAAVVKSFTNRPISFAELLQARAAIADLYIRNGYITSGAFIPPQETNNGNITIQVVEGKLEEIQITGTNRVAPNYIRSRLEIATGAPLNRDRLLNALQLLQLDPLFKFVSSELKTGSQLGTSILAVKVDEANSFNARASLDNYASPSVGQLSRQVEISDRNLLGLGDRIIATYGNTDGRNQYNLGYTLPVNAYNGTLSFLFSNTNSNVVESEFKILDIYSNSTTYELTFRQPLIQTPAQEFALGLTASHSDSFTTLLKLPIPLSAGSDDFGKTKLSALRFFQDYTQRSSEDVIALRSQISVGLRGVLNSTINLRSPDSGFVAWRGQLQYIRALAEDTLLIVSGSIQFADRALPAAEKFSLGGSQNGRGYRQDVLVGDNGMNVSLEARFPIVSVPELQGLLQIVPFIDVGSVWNQESSTTPANNWILGTGLGLRWQMGDRLTAKLDYGLPLISIRNNHQDSSIYFSLSYRLF